In one Salipiger abyssi genomic region, the following are encoded:
- a CDS encoding F0F1 ATP synthase subunit epsilon → MSGALHLTVTTPMALLVEEPAALSVRAEDESGSFGILPGHTDFLTTLPASVLRWRDAGGALHFCALRSGLLTVRDGNRVAVTCREGILGDDLGALSEDVAQLRSEEADSDRRARVEQMRLHAQAVRQLMRYLRPGQTDAFAHPPQIAESGDGAAR, encoded by the coding sequence ATGAGCGGCGCGCTGCATCTCACCGTCACCACACCCATGGCGCTGCTGGTGGAGGAGCCCGCCGCGCTATCGGTGCGGGCGGAGGACGAGAGCGGCTCTTTCGGTATCCTGCCCGGGCACACCGATTTCCTCACCACCCTGCCCGCCTCGGTGCTGCGCTGGCGCGACGCGGGCGGTGCGCTGCATTTCTGCGCCCTGCGCTCTGGCCTGCTGACCGTGCGCGACGGCAACCGCGTGGCGGTGACCTGCCGCGAGGGCATTCTGGGCGACGATCTCGGCGCGCTGAGCGAGGACGTGGCACAGCTCCGTAGCGAGGAGGCCGATTCCGACCGCCGCGCCCGGGTCGAGCAGATGCGGCTGCACGCGCAGGCGGTACGCCAGCTCATGCGCTATCTGCGCCCCGGCCAGACCGACGCCTTCGCCCATCCGCCGCAGATCGCCGAGAGCGGCGACGGGGCCGCGCGATGA
- a CDS encoding AtpZ/AtpI family protein — protein MTRAPDETARAARRSQERERLARETPEPSLGSRLGQIGILGWAIVMPMLLGVVLGRLADRHFDTGVFFTAPAIMIGAAIGLHAAWKWMHRQ, from the coding sequence ATGACCCGCGCCCCGGACGAGACCGCCCGCGCGGCGCGGCGCTCGCAGGAGCGCGAACGGCTGGCGCGCGAGACGCCCGAGCCCTCGCTGGGATCGCGGCTCGGGCAGATCGGCATTCTCGGCTGGGCCATCGTCATGCCGATGCTGCTGGGCGTGGTGCTGGGGCGGCTCGCCGACCGGCATTTCGACACCGGCGTGTTCTTTACCGCCCCGGCGATCATGATCGGCGCCGCTATCGGGCTGCACGCCGCCTGGAAATGGATGCACCGCCAATGA
- a CDS encoding N-ATPase subunit AtpR: MTTALTDLPLLSAALGLLAGLALGLFHFATLRRVTDLYLSGTAPARALAFQLARFALLIGALVLLAIAGAAPLLGGALGILLGRAIVLRRTREAP; encoded by the coding sequence ATGACCACAGCCCTCACCGACCTGCCGCTGCTCTCCGCCGCGCTCGGCCTGCTGGCCGGGCTGGCGCTGGGGCTCTTTCACTTCGCCACCCTGCGCCGGGTCACCGATCTTTATCTCAGCGGCACCGCCCCCGCCCGCGCGCTGGCCTTCCAGCTCGCCCGCTTCGCCCTGCTGATCGGCGCGCTGGTGCTGCTCGCCATCGCCGGCGCCGCGCCGCTGCTGGGCGGGGCGCTCGGCATCCTGCTGGGGCGCGCCATCGTGCTGCGCCGGACCCGCGAGGCGCCGTGA
- a CDS encoding F0F1 ATP synthase subunit A gives MMESPLSLEPLFHLGPVPITAPVVVTWAIMLALALFARLATRRLTLIPGKLQTVLELLVTTIDDQIRDTMQRDPAPFRALIGTIFLYVLIANWSSLIPGIEPPTAHLETDAALALIVFAATIAFGISGRGLRGYLATFAEPSWVMIPLNLIEQITRTFSLIVRLFGNVMSGVFVVGIVLSLAGLFVPIPLMALDLLTGAVQAYIFAVLATVFIGAAVGETDAAVSEQKDTPDAR, from the coding sequence GTGATGGAGAGCCCGCTCAGCCTGGAACCGCTCTTTCACCTCGGGCCGGTGCCGATCACCGCGCCGGTGGTGGTGACCTGGGCCATCATGCTGGCGCTGGCGCTTTTCGCCCGCCTCGCCACGCGCCGGCTGACACTGATCCCGGGCAAGCTGCAAACCGTGCTGGAGCTGCTCGTCACCACCATCGACGACCAGATCCGCGACACGATGCAGCGCGACCCCGCGCCGTTCCGGGCGCTGATCGGCACGATCTTTCTCTATGTGCTGATTGCCAACTGGTCGTCGCTGATCCCCGGCATCGAACCGCCCACCGCGCATCTGGAGACCGACGCCGCGCTGGCGCTGATCGTATTCGCCGCCACCATCGCCTTCGGCATCTCCGGGCGCGGGCTGAGGGGCTATCTCGCCACCTTCGCCGAGCCCTCCTGGGTGATGATCCCGCTCAACCTGATCGAACAGATCACCCGCACCTTCTCGCTCATCGTGCGCCTCTTCGGCAATGTCATGAGCGGGGTCTTCGTGGTGGGGATCGTGCTGTCGCTCGCCGGGCTCTTCGTGCCGATCCCGCTGATGGCGCTGGATCTGCTCACCGGGGCCGTGCAGGCCTATATCTTTGCGGTGCTCGCCACCGTCTTCATCGGCGCCGCCGTGGGCGAAACCGATGCCGCCGTCTCTGAACAGAAGGACACACCCGATGCCCGATAA
- a CDS encoding F0F1 ATP synthase subunit C, which yields MPDNLVEIVSIISAALAVGFGAIGPALGEGRAVAAAMDAIARQPEAAGTLSRTLFVGLAMIETMAIYTLVIALLVLFANPFV from the coding sequence ATGCCCGATAACCTTGTCGAAATCGTCTCGATCATCTCGGCGGCGCTCGCCGTCGGCTTCGGCGCCATCGGCCCGGCGCTTGGCGAAGGCCGCGCCGTCGCTGCCGCGATGGATGCCATCGCCCGCCAGCCCGAAGCGGCGGGCACGCTCAGCCGGACGCTGTTTGTCGGGCTCGCGATGATCGAGACCATGGCGATCTACACCCTCGTCATCGCGCTGCTGGTGCTCTTCGCAAACCCCTTCGTCTGA
- a CDS encoding F0F1 ATP synthase subunit B family protein: MTIDWWTLGLQTVNAVILIWILARFLFRPVSRIIAERQDAAHAALDAAEAAREETETARDAARREAEALAADHARRIAEAQAAAEDEKRRLMAEAHAAADKARAEGKRDLEKLRATQARELSQEAGTLAADIAARLLDRLPEEARVTGFVDGLAEAVAELPEATRASIGSEGPVTLRAARPLADGEAQQIAERLGTVLGRPPALSVETEPALIAGLELETPHAIVRNHFRADLDRIRTELARHD, from the coding sequence ATGACCATCGACTGGTGGACGCTTGGGCTGCAAACCGTGAATGCGGTGATCCTGATATGGATCCTCGCGCGGTTCCTGTTCCGCCCGGTGAGCCGCATCATCGCCGAACGGCAGGACGCGGCGCATGCGGCGCTCGACGCGGCAGAGGCGGCGCGCGAAGAGACCGAGACCGCGCGCGACGCCGCCCGGCGCGAGGCCGAGGCGCTGGCGGCGGATCATGCCCGCCGCATCGCCGAGGCGCAGGCCGCCGCCGAGGACGAGAAACGCCGGCTGATGGCAGAGGCCCATGCCGCCGCCGACAAAGCCCGCGCCGAGGGCAAGCGCGATCTCGAAAAGCTGCGTGCCACGCAGGCGCGCGAGCTCTCGCAGGAGGCCGGCACGCTCGCCGCCGACATCGCCGCGCGGCTGCTGGACCGGCTGCCCGAAGAGGCCCGCGTCACCGGCTTTGTCGACGGGCTCGCCGAGGCCGTGGCCGAGCTACCCGAGGCCACCCGCGCCAGCATCGGCAGCGAGGGTCCGGTGACGCTGCGCGCCGCGCGGCCGCTTGCCGACGGTGAAGCGCAACAGATCGCCGAGCGGCTGGGCACGGTTCTGGGCCGCCCGCCCGCGCTGAGTGTCGAGACCGAGCCGGCGCTCATCGCCGGGCTGGAGCTGGAGACGCCGCATGCCATTGTCCGCAACCATTTCCGGGCCGATCTCGACCGGATCCGGACGGAGCTCGCCCGCCATGACTGA